GGAAACATGTTCCCAACACCATCCAATATAAATTTCTCTGATATACTGTTCAGCATAGCTGATGTTGCCTTAGttagttttatttgtttttccaTTTGTCAAATTTCTACATTAGGTTTGAGTTCTTTTTCTGGTAGTGATGGTAGAACTTCATTTCTAAGACTGCAAATTGTTTAGTAATATTGATGACTTACATATGAAAGTTTGCTGTTTCAGGGTTCAGAATCAAGGACTGAGTACACCAATTTTCTTGATGCAGCATttttttccaacactcccctCGATCTTCTTCAATCTCAATGTGCATCAAACTCACAATTCTCTGTTCCTCTCCAATTAGGTTCTGCTACAATACAGCAAGGTAGCTTTTATGGACAAAATACGTCatcaatattgtttatttaCTTTGTAGAGCAATAAGCATTATGTGGATATGGTAGTTTCACTTACTTTTTTATGATCTATCTATGAACATTTTGTATTAAACTCAGATGTACGTTGCATTCAAACCTTGAGTTTATGGCGCAACAGTTCTTCAGAGATAAATGATGAGCTTTACAAGGGTTATCGTAGAGGGAACCCAGAGCGACAAATTAATGAGATTGTAGCAGGTCCATCACAACACTGGGCAATAAATTCGCCACTTTATTTGAATTACCAAGTTCACTGTCATTTTGTTTTGCAGCCTATGATTTTGTTAATTCAAATGAGAATCTATTCAACGTTACAATATGGTACAATTCTACATATAAGAATAACACAGGCAATCAGCCTCTTGCTTTGACGCGGGTGGCTCGTTCCGTAAATTTGGTAACTGAATCCTGCCTTTTCTCATGCTTTAAATTACTATTGATAGTTGTgtaacaaaaatgaaatatgttttacTGAAATATTACCACTTCATGTTACatccatttttttcttcttcggAGCATTGGGGCAAAATACTTTCTATTAATATTTAGATTTCAGTCAAATAACTTCAGAACAAAATAGATTAATTTGATATGTTGACACTGTTTCCCTTCATATTATATTCtgaatattttttctatttggCGGAGGAAGGGGAGAGGAGGGGTGGATTATTTTCTACTATTAACATTTAAGTTTAGGTCAAATGACTAAAGGAAAAGAAGATTTAGCTTGAGATATTTCCACTGTTAATCTGGTTATATTGGCTCTGATGATTTACAAATGCCTATACTAAACCAATTTAGCTACCTGAGGAACCACATCTCATGGTGATATTATTGTCCTATATGAATGTAAAATCTTGTATAATTATTACACATTTCTTGCTTTAACAAACCTTCTTAAATCCTGATATGTATTTCCCATCATATGATCTTGCTTGTGATTTGCATTTGATTCAATAATCAAGTCTTATTTGTGTACCTTCTTGAATCTTAGCCACAGCTGTGACACGATCATCACTCAGTTCTCTAATCTTGTTACGATGCAGTCATAATTATCTCTGCGTCGTgcttaaattttgaattttgtgtaTTTCCAATGAAAAAGCAACTACTTTTACATCAACTGTATGAAATGTGCTTATATATTTGCAGATGCCAATTTTATGTTGATATGTGTTCCTGCCAATCATCTTTTTCGTGGAACACTATTGTTTGTCAACAATGTTAAATAATATGGATCAAGTTTTTCTTTTGATGAAATATTAGATTAATCATTCTAATTTGTGTATTCCATGCAGGCATCAAATTCATATCTTCAATTTCTATTAGGGCCAGCTACAAAATTGCTTTTTGAGTTTGTGAAAGAAATGCCAAAACCTGAAACAAGACTCAGGCTGGATTTCTCCTCTCTCCTTGGGCCACTCTTCTTTACCTGGGTCATTTTTCAATTGTTTCCTGTAAGTTACATTATAGTTATCTCTCTGTCAAAGCAATATATTCTAAGTTTGAACCTTTCAAGTTGCAACCATGTGCTAATAGTAGCTACATAGTTTCAATGGTTTTTCTTGTTGTTATTTACTCTTTTCTTCTCTCGGGGAAAAAGTTTGTGTAGTTTTCAATTCCATAGACTAACTTCTAAATTAAGTGCTTAAGATACTACTTCTCACATTTCTAATGTAGGATTCTAGAAAACAACTTTTTCCTACATGTTAAATTAATCACGAACTATCTTTTTTTGGTTTGAATCTTAGGTAATTATTGTCATTACTAAATTTAAGATACAGATATTAGCATAGAAATGGATGTGACTTATTTATTATACAGATAGTCAGAAATCAAACTTATATACCACAAGAGTCTTACTCAAGATCTTCTATGAAGTTTCAGAATATTGTCCCTCTGCATATCAATCAGCTCATCTGATTTTACAGTTTAATGTTAGGAGTTAAGTTAGAACTCCTACAGTTCCTATATCTTTTGACTCTTTTCTATAGGCCTATTCGAACTCATGTTGATTAATAAAGTTACTGAGACTCTGATTTTTTATACGCATGGGCAACTTGTTCAGCACCAAATGTTGCCAGGTATAACTCTAATATGTGGTGTGTATTTTCAGGTTATACTGACATCATTGATTTACGAGAAACAATTCAGATTGAAAATTATGATGAAGATGCATGGGCTTGGTGATGGACCCTACTGGATGATATCTTATGCATATTTTCTTGCAATATCTACAATGTACATGATATGCTTTGTGGTATTTGGATCAGGCGTAGGTAGTTATTTCAACTGCTGACCTACTTGCAATTGTTTTGTCCTTTACCAATTCCATATAAGTTCTTTAATTACTGGAATATTTTACTTGCAGGTTTAAAATTCTTCACACTAAATGATTACAGCATtcagtttgtattttatttccTCTACATAAACTTGCAAGTGTCTCTAGCTTTTCTTGTAGCTGATGTATTCTCAAACACGAAGACTGCTACAGGTTTGCCACTAAATGAGCACTTTTTTTAGTCATTAATTCAATTGATTTATTTGTAGGTCTTATATGATTCGTATTGGTTCAAACATTCTAAAACCTATAATTGCCAGTTGTGGGGTATATGATGGTATTTGGAACTGGACTCTTGGGCGCCTTTCTCTTCCAGTTCTTTCTTGAAGATTCTTCATTTCCAAGTAAGCAAACATATTAAGCATCTTGTGTGGGAATTTTTGTAGATCATATTTTGGCAATTTTGTCTGATTGGTAACTTTCGCTAGTAGATGTATTTGTTCAGATGGCATATTCAGAAAGATTATGTCTGTCTAGTATAGGTTCATTGCCCTCCTAGAATATGCTGTCTTTACAGGAAATTGAAGGAAGCCAGTATCTTGCGTTCCCTGCTTCATTCAAATTACATAGAACTTAATATGTTCATTATTATGAAGACTTTAAGCTGCACTTCTCTTTATTAGTAAGATTTAAGAACCATATAGCTGATATCTGAATTGAAATTGTGAAAGGTAAGGTTATAATGACATAATCTATCGTTAGAAGCTAGGCAGAAGTTTGTCTTTCGAATTCTGAACTGGAactgaacaataaatttagtCAATGATAACTCTTTCAACTTCTGCATTTCAGCACAGTATTATTGTTTATTACGTATGTACTATTTATCTTATAAGATGAGCATCCATCTTCCTTTATATCGCAGGAGCTGGAATAATCGCTATGGAATTATATCCAGGATTTGCCCTCTATCGTGGATTATACGAGTTTTCACAATATTCATTTGCTGGGAATTACATGGGAACTGATGGAATGCGATGGAAAGATTTGAATGATAGCAAAAACGGGATGAGTGAGGTCATGATTATCATTGCTGTGGAATGGTTAATTGTTCTTGGTGTTGCATATTATGTGGATCAAGTTTTTTCATCTGGGAGAGATCCCCTGTTTTTCTTTCGGAGGCACCAAAAGAACCTCTCGTCATCCTTCCGGAAACCTAGCTTGCAAAGGCAAGGATCTAAAGTTTTCGTTCAGATTGAGAAACAGGATGTTGAGGAAGAGGTAAACTGATATATAGTCCCTGTAGAGAGTAGAAATCTTCACTGCTATAAGGATTCTGATATTCAATTATTAGATTTTTAGATGCAATTTGTCTCACTCATCGAATTTTCACTGTTTCAATTTGTTGATATTACTTCAGAGGGAGAAGGTTGAACAATTGCTACTTGAATCTACTACAACTCATGCAATTATCAGCCATAATCTTAGAAAGATCTACCCAGGGAGGGATGGAAACCCAGAGAAATTTGCGGTGAGAAACCTTTCTCTTGCTTTGTCGCAGGGGGAATGCTTTGGCATGCTCGGTCCTAATGGTGCAGGCAAAACTTCATTTATTAATATGGTGAGTTTACAATATTGCAGTCAATCAGAGTTCTAGTCTTGTTTCCCCCAATTTAACTTGGGATTTTGTGAAGATATTTGGTTACTGACATTGTTGTTCCCGCAGATGATTGGGCTCACAAAGCCCACTTCTGGAAGTGCATATGTTCAGGGATTAGATATATTGACTGATATGAACAGAATATACACTAGCATGGGTGTGTGTCCCCAGCATGAGTAAGCATCGATTTGCTATCATTTGGATTCAATAATTGGTTGAATTTCGGAATCcttcaatttattaaaaaactGGTTGCAGCTTACTATGGGGAACTTTAACGGGAAGAGAGCATCTACTTTTCTATGGAAGGCTTAAAAATCTCAAAGGAGACTCCTTATTAAATGTAAGTCTATGATTTCCTGCAAAAAAATGTCAGGAAACCACATCGACTCTAATCATCTGCAATAAGCATATCTCAGTAATCGAGTTATCATACATGCATGTATTCCATCAATTAGAGATCAGGATGCACCCATGCATGTTTCTCCCCCAACCACCCCAAGTTCATTTCGTGTTATTCGCATTGATAGTAAGAGGACTAGTGACGAGTACTGATTGGGAGCTGCTGTGTTGAATCATTTAGCtgttactttttatttttcttaagaCGACAAGAGATGTATAAGAAACATAAATGAGCCTTTGTATGAACCTACTATAGCATTGCTTATTTACTGGGTCTGTATTTCTACACAGGCTGTGGAAGAATCTCTGAAGAGTGTAAACTTATTTTATGGTGGGGTGGCAGACAAACAAGCACGCAAATATAGTGGAGGCATGAAGAGGAGGCTAAGCGTCGCCATTTCACTCATCGGAGATCCAAAAGTACGACCATATCCTCACCTACCTTTCTATCATGAGATTGTGATTCAGATATCACGAACTTTGGTTGCTTATTGTTCTAAAACTCTTAACAGGTAGTGTACATGGATGAACCAAGTACGGGACTTGATCCTGCTTCACGAAACATGTTGTGGAACGTAGTCAAACGAGCCAAACAAAACAGAGCTATAATTCTTACTAGTATGCTCTCTCTTGCGTCTCCAACCCCATGAACCACTAAACTCTTTTTAAACACCAGTTTTAACCTTCTAATATTTCAGCTCATTCGATGGAAGAGGCTGAGCACTTATGTGATCGTCTTGGAATCTTTGTGGACGGAAGCCTGCAGTGTGTAGGAAACCCTAAAGAGGTGTCTTTTCTGCCCACCACCAAATATTACATTGCTAGTTTTTACATATCCAAAGCTAGTTTTTACATATCCAAATCCATTAATCTTCCAACTGCAGCTCAAAGCTAGATATGGAGGATCTTACGTGTTCACGATGACAACACCCCCTGATCATGAGCAAGAAGTCGAGAACCTAGTACGAAACCTCTCCCCCAATGCTAACAAGATATACCAGATCTCGGGGACACAGAAGTTCGAGTTGCCAAAGCAAGAGATAAGAATAGCAGATGTGTTTGAGGCAGTGGAGAAAGCGAAGAGTAGGTTCACTGTTCAAGCATGGGGCATCGCAGATACGACGTTAGAGGATGTCTTTATAAAGGTTGCAAGAGGGGCTCAAACATTCAACACTCTCTCATAATAGCAGATGTTTGTCCATTGCTGCTTCAAAGCTTTCAACAGTTGATTctgttttcgatttttttaggCATACCGTCGACTTTCTGTTGGATTATTGTAGCGTGTATTTAcatatgtaattaattaatattcgtCGCATGTAAATAGTAAATCTTCAGGTTTAGGCACGAAAAGTGATTTTGTTGTAAGTTTCATAGAAACCAAATAAAATCCTTCttgtaatttatattttgaatggTGGATGTGGAATATTATGACTGTGTACTGTTAATTATGTTTGATACTCCCTCCTCTCCATGAGTAAAACTGGAAAAAGAATATCTACAAAAGGTTAGAAATTAAAATCTAGTTTAAAATAAACAAcagaatttaaaaataaaagaatcgTAGTATTACCTTTTCAGATTATCAAAAAAACATGTCTATcacaatcaaaattatttttacccTATATTAAAAAAAGACAGTAATACATATATTGCGTAAATATTATGAATAGCTAGAGATGATAGttgaaatataaaaattctgTTCTGAAATTTTTAATAGCTAGATTATTTCTCGATTAAAAGAAGCTGTTTCTGGAAGCAGCAATACTATCCAAACAAACgactaataaataaataaatggaagaAAATTCAAGTTGTAACGTTTCACATAGTGTGTGAATACTGAATTGGGATAGACTTTCATATcataaatgaattaaaaatattattatatatatttattttataaaaaaattcttgTCATCCATTAAATATCTTTTCATCCACACGTTAATAAATGTCTCTTTtgactttttactattttcgaCAAGTGGAATTCCACTGATTCATTTTGTTTATattcattaactttttttacTCTATTCTTTTACAAAGTTGAATAATTCCTTAAAATCTATTAAAAATTGGACATTTATTGGTGGTTaaagaaagtattattaataaaataatttaatggaGTATGAGattaatgtattaaaaataggaaataaattttatttatggcAGTCCCAAATTTACAAAATAACACGTTATTTTGCAGGACGagagagtattaattaatttatactgAAAAAGGGTTATTAATTTGTACTGAAAAAAGgctaattataataaaattttcaaatgacGATGGAGAATCGACAGAGTGCATTGATGTGGTTTGTTGACGAGAATTAATTTCTATTGCAATGGTTTGGACTTTGGATAAAACCATATCATGTAGTAAATGATAAATTTCCAAAATTGTTGTATTTCCCAAAAAGTCTTCCCATGATATTGCTGCCGCCGTTGGCAACGCAGAGGCAGATCTTACTGCAACGAGATTATTACCATTTATTTGGAGAAGATCCACACAAGACATTTGTTCATCATTCTAAGTAAATCTCTGTCtccctcacacacacacacgcaagCACAGTAATCCATATCAATAACAATCTCTTCATCACAAAATATTTATGGCATTTTTTATacgaaatttaaaataataaattcttaAATTAAACAGagataaaaaattttaataatccAAAATAAAAGACGAATCTAAAATGGAATATACAAAGTTGAGACCGTTGGAGCACTAGTACTATAatacccccccccccctctcttCTGTTTATCCCCTCAAATCACATTTTTCTTTCTCCATCCATTTTTTGAGCCAAAATCCTGCAGAAATGGCTAAAgcagttttgtttttttgcGTGATGATAATCGCGTTCTCACTAAGCAATGTTTGTGAAGCTGCTACAGAAATCGGTGTCTATCAACTGCGGAGAGGCGATTTCTCTGTCAATATCACTAACTATGGCGCCACCGTCATCTCCGTCGTAGTTCCTGATCGGAATGGTAACTGACTCAACAATCCTGCCTCTGTTTCTCTCTACACATACAAATGTGCGTCAGTGTGTGACGATTTCGTTGTTTTTCAGGCAAGTTGGATGACATAGTTCTCGGTTTTGGATCCATAGACGGTTACAAGGTAAGTCTGATAAATCATCACCCTTCCTCTTCGATTTTTAGAATTTAACAGAGTTTTATGTAGATATATATGTAAATTATCATTCATTAATAGCTGAGTTGATGCCAAATATACGCATCTTAACAGTCAATTTCATGCATTTTCTTTCCCAATTTTGTGCTAGCTGATCCGACAGATCATACATCCTTCAAATCTGGAACTATTAGCCCAAATTAGCTAGATCGAGATACGATGTTATTTTGCAGAAATTGAACTTCTGAAAACATGAATGTATGCTTGAAAGTTGAAAGTTGAAAACTAAACTTGTTTTGGAATTTACATGATGAGACAGAGCATTTCTTTGCATGTTAAGTTCAAATTTGTGCAGAATGATACAACCTACTTTGGTGCCCTCGTCGGCCGCGTTGCTAATAGAATCTCAGGCGCGCAATTCACCCTCAACGGCGTAGTCTACAAACTTCCAGATAATGACAATGGAAACACTCTCCATGGTATGATCCAACTCCCTCTAAACATTTCAAATTCTCTCTCCAGTTTCATTAGTACTTAAGCAATTGTCATTGGAAACATGAATTAGGTGGGAAGATATGATTCAGTGATGTGGTGTGGACAGTCCAAGAACACATTGTGAACAGCCACATAACCCTCACTTACAACAGCCACGACGGTGAACAGGGtatatacatacataaataGTAGTTAAATACACGCTTGATGATAAGGAAAGAACATACATATGTAGTTTCCAAGCTAACATTTGATCACATTTTGAAACAGGATTTCCTGGTGAAGTATCTGTAATGGTGACATACCTCTTCGTAGGATCAAACAAGCTCGCGATAAAGATGGAAGCCAAGCCACTCAACAAGCCAACCCCAATCAATCTAGCCTCCCACACATACTGGAATCTCGGTGGCCATGCAAATGGCAACATCCTGTCTCAC
This sequence is a window from Salvia splendens isolate huo1 chromosome 14, SspV2, whole genome shotgun sequence. Protein-coding genes within it:
- the LOC121763272 gene encoding ABC transporter A family member 7-like isoform X2 translates to MADLPNVPNAPSSFWTQANALLRKNLTFQKRSIKTNIRLVLSPFFLCLLLVLIQSLVDNELDKPSNRCGCTCVDTDGNGQCERRCGIEYSTLDQGFTCPITHPPAWPPLLQIPKEQFRAVRTESTSYQDLPDGSCKRTGSCPATMLITGNNQTFGQSVAGNMFPTPSNINFSDILFSIADVALGSESRTEYTNFLDAAFFSNTPLDLLQSQCASNSQFSVPLQLGSATIQQDVRCIQTLSLWRNSSSEINDELYKGYRRGNPERQINEIVAAYDFVNSNENLFNVTIWYNSTYKNNTGNQPLALTRVARSVNLASNSYLQFLLGPATKLLFEFVKEMPKPETRLRLDFSSLLGPLFFTWVIFQLFPVILTSLIYEKQFRLKIMMKMHGLGDGPYWMISYAYFLAISTMYMICFVVFGSGVGLKFFTLNDYSIQFVFYFLYINLQVSLAFLVADVFSNTKTATVVGYMMVFGTGLLGAFLFQFFLEDSSFPRAGIIAMELYPGFALYRGLYEFSQYSFAGNYMGTDGMRWKDLNDSKNGMSEVMIIIAVEWLIVLGVAYYVDQVFSSGRDPLFFFRRHQKNLSSSFRKPSLQRQGSKVFVQIEKQDVEEEREKVEQLLLESTTTHAIISHNLRKIYPGRDGNPEKFAVRNLSLALSQGECFGMLGPNGAGKTSFINMMIGLTKPTSGSAYVQGLDILTDMNRIYTSMGVCPQHDLLWGTLTGREHLLFYGRLKNLKGDSLLNAVEESLKSVNLFYGGVADKQARKYSGGMKRRLSVAISLIGDPKVVYMDEPSTGLDPASRNMLWNVVKRAKQNRAIILTTHSMEEAEHLCDRLGIFVDGSLQCVGNPKELKARYGGSYVFTMTTPPDHEQEVENLVRNLSPNANKIYQISGTQKFELPKQEIRIADVFEAVEKAKSRFTVQAWGIADTTLEDVFIKVARGAQTFNTLS
- the LOC121763272 gene encoding ABC transporter A family member 7-like isoform X1, translating into MVRAREQVPVLQLCLLQEITKRLDKGSESRTEYTNFLDAAFFSNTPLDLLQSQCASNSQFSVPLQLGSATIQQDVRCIQTLSLWRNSSSEINDELYKGYRRGNPERQINEIVAAYDFVNSNENLFNVTIWYNSTYKNNTGNQPLALTRVARSVNLASNSYLQFLLGPATKLLFEFVKEMPKPETRLRLDFSSLLGPLFFTWVIFQLFPVILTSLIYEKQFRLKIMMKMHGLGDGPYWMISYAYFLAISTMYMICFVVFGSGVGLKFFTLNDYSIQFVFYFLYINLQVSLAFLVADVFSNTKTATVVGYMMVFGTGLLGAFLFQFFLEDSSFPRAGIIAMELYPGFALYRGLYEFSQYSFAGNYMGTDGMRWKDLNDSKNGMSEVMIIIAVEWLIVLGVAYYVDQVFSSGRDPLFFFRRHQKNLSSSFRKPSLQRQGSKVFVQIEKQDVEEEREKVEQLLLESTTTHAIISHNLRKIYPGRDGNPEKFAVRNLSLALSQGECFGMLGPNGAGKTSFINMMIGLTKPTSGSAYVQGLDILTDMNRIYTSMGVCPQHDLLWGTLTGREHLLFYGRLKNLKGDSLLNAVEESLKSVNLFYGGVADKQARKYSGGMKRRLSVAISLIGDPKVVYMDEPSTGLDPASRNMLWNVVKRAKQNRAIILTTHSMEEAEHLCDRLGIFVDGSLQCVGNPKELKARYGGSYVFTMTTPPDHEQEVENLVRNLSPNANKIYQISGTQKFELPKQEIRIADVFEAVEKAKSRFTVQAWGIADTTLEDVFIKVARGAQTFNTLS